A portion of the Geomonas ferrireducens genome contains these proteins:
- the nusG gene encoding transcription termination/antitermination protein NusG, translating into MAHKWYGVHTYSGFENKVRLTLAERIKNLGMEEFFGEILIPCETVVELKKGEKKTSSRKFFPGYILVNMELNDDTWHVVKETAKVTGFVGGNNPFPIPDEEVGKITKRMEEGAEKPRPKVLFEVGETVRVIDGPFLNFSGVVEDVKPDKGKLKVMVSIFGRATPVELEFMQVEKQ; encoded by the coding sequence ATGGCACACAAATGGTACGGCGTACATACCTACTCCGGCTTTGAGAACAAGGTGCGGCTCACACTGGCTGAGCGCATCAAGAACCTCGGCATGGAGGAGTTCTTCGGCGAGATCCTGATCCCGTGCGAAACCGTCGTCGAACTTAAGAAGGGGGAGAAGAAGACTTCGTCCAGGAAGTTCTTCCCCGGATACATCCTGGTCAACATGGAGCTGAACGACGACACCTGGCACGTGGTCAAGGAGACCGCGAAGGTCACCGGTTTCGTCGGCGGCAACAACCCCTTCCCGATTCCGGACGAAGAAGTCGGCAAGATCACCAAGAGGATGGAAGAGGGGGCCGAGAAACCCCGTCCGAAGGTTCTCTTTGAAGTGGGCGAGACGGTCAGGGTCATCGACGGTCCGTTCCTCAACTTCTCCGGCGTGGTCGAGGACGTGAAGCCGGACAAGGGGAAACTCAAGGTCATGGTAAGCATCTTCGGGCGCGCCACCCCGGTCGAGCTCGAATTCATGCAGGTAGAAAAGCAGTAG
- the secE gene encoding preprotein translocase subunit SecE — translation MIAKAKSFFEDVQAELAKVTWPTRKETFSTAQVVVVIIVLISLYLGACDVVLTKLIRSILR, via the coding sequence GTGATCGCGAAAGCCAAGTCTTTTTTTGAGGATGTTCAGGCGGAGCTCGCCAAGGTAACTTGGCCTACCCGCAAGGAGACCTTCTCTACTGCTCAGGTAGTTGTAGTCATCATCGTGCTCATCTCACTTTACCTTGGCGCCTGCGACGTGGTCCTTACTAAGCTCATCAGGTCGATACTCCGCTAG